One Polyangiaceae bacterium genomic window carries:
- a CDS encoding sodium-dependent transporter: MSTTRGQWGSRLGFILAAAGSAIGLGNIWKFPYITGENGGGAFVIIYLCCIALVGLPILLGEILIGRMAQTSPVGAFQKLARPKSPWMGVGFLGVIASVVVLSYYSVVAGWAIHYTVGSVTGSVLNADIAQSKAAFGALYENGMLNVIYHSAFMFATALIVIGGIQKGVERASRVLMPTLFIFLIILAIYASRLSGFPKAFNFVFGFHTHDLKPAGVLEALGHSFFSLSVGMGAMLTYGSYLSKHDDIVAASIATTVLDTLVALLACVILFPITFTAGIAPSSGPGLVFINMPVALAGLPGGALLATVFFVLLVFAAITSSISMLEVICAYFIDEKGWSRKKAVITTSIFIFLLGIPSALSGGKGFFGAGVTQIVGKNWFDAFDYLASNWMLPLGGLGIALFAGYRIDAAARAADFADGSRLGKLLFVYMGWLQLIRFVAPIAILFIILHAIGVV; the protein is encoded by the coding sequence ATGAGCACGACACGCGGACAGTGGGGATCTCGTCTGGGATTCATTTTGGCGGCGGCAGGTTCCGCCATTGGCCTCGGCAACATCTGGAAATTTCCCTATATCACGGGCGAAAACGGCGGCGGTGCGTTCGTCATCATCTATCTGTGTTGCATCGCTCTCGTCGGGCTGCCGATCTTGCTTGGAGAAATCCTCATTGGGCGCATGGCTCAAACTTCGCCCGTCGGCGCATTCCAGAAACTCGCGCGTCCGAAGAGTCCCTGGATGGGCGTCGGCTTTCTCGGCGTCATCGCGTCCGTCGTGGTGCTCTCGTACTACAGCGTCGTGGCCGGCTGGGCAATCCATTACACCGTGGGATCCGTCACGGGAAGCGTGCTCAATGCCGACATTGCGCAAAGCAAAGCCGCGTTCGGAGCGCTATACGAAAATGGAATGCTCAATGTCATTTATCATTCGGCGTTCATGTTCGCGACGGCGCTCATCGTCATCGGCGGCATTCAAAAAGGGGTCGAACGCGCGTCGCGCGTGCTCATGCCCACCTTGTTCATCTTCCTCATCATTCTGGCCATTTACGCATCGCGGCTCTCGGGTTTTCCCAAGGCATTCAATTTCGTTTTCGGGTTTCATACCCATGACTTGAAACCCGCCGGGGTGCTCGAAGCGCTGGGGCACAGCTTCTTTTCGCTCAGCGTGGGCATGGGAGCCATGCTCACGTACGGCAGCTATTTGTCCAAACACGATGACATCGTCGCCGCATCGATTGCAACCACGGTGCTCGATACGCTCGTGGCCTTGCTGGCATGTGTCATCTTGTTTCCCATCACGTTCACGGCGGGCATTGCGCCCTCGAGCGGCCCGGGGCTCGTGTTCATCAACATGCCCGTGGCTTTGGCAGGTTTGCCCGGCGGCGCTTTGCTCGCCACCGTGTTCTTCGTGCTGCTCGTATTCGCAGCCATCACGAGCAGCATTTCGATGCTCGAAGTGATCTGCGCGTACTTCATCGACGAGAAAGGCTGGAGCCGCAAAAAAGCCGTCATCACGACGAGTATCTTCATCTTTTTGCTCGGAATTCCGTCGGCATTGTCTGGCGGCAAAGGCTTCTTTGGCGCGGGCGTGACCCAAATCGTCGGCAAAAACTGGTTCGACGCCTTCGATTACCTCGCGAGCAACTGGATGCTTCCGCTGGGAGGCCTTGGCATTGCGCTTTTTGCGGGCTACCGGATCGACGCTGCCGCTCGTGCCGCCGATTTCGCGGATGGTTCGCGCCTCGGAAAGCTGCTGTTCGTCTACATGGGTTGGCTGCAGCTCATCCGGTTCGTCGCACCCATTGCGATCCTGTTCATCATTTTGCACGCGATCGGCGTCGTCTGA
- a CDS encoding PAS domain-containing protein encodes MLETDIPQGVDDLREAETLRQELDAATKRIRDLEVAVSRADERFNAFTSTLPGISWETWGRPDEVAASYVSPSVEAITGYGMERWQSQAGFWLELVHPDDKEKAKREIQALAAGNSTEGVQEYRWILANGEVIWMHVRFTILRDESNEPVVWQAFSLDVTAQKMAEIERDKLLGSQALLLAQLSTPLIPITDDIVVMPLIGPIDQARANQVLEVLLRGLASQRARFAIVDVTGVPAIDEDVVHALTRVTNASRLLGVDVLLTGIRAEVAQAFCKHGDDLAGMSTCANLKHGIAQAMRRGRRR; translated from the coding sequence ATGTTGGAAACGGATATTCCCCAAGGGGTCGATGATCTTCGTGAAGCGGAAACGTTGCGGCAAGAGCTCGACGCCGCCACGAAACGCATTCGCGATCTCGAGGTCGCGGTGTCCCGGGCCGACGAGCGTTTTAATGCGTTCACGTCGACGCTGCCAGGGATTTCGTGGGAAACCTGGGGCCGACCCGATGAAGTTGCCGCGAGCTACGTGAGCCCGTCGGTCGAGGCGATCACGGGCTACGGTATGGAACGATGGCAAAGTCAAGCCGGATTTTGGCTGGAGCTCGTGCACCCCGACGACAAGGAAAAAGCCAAACGAGAAATTCAAGCCCTGGCGGCTGGAAATTCCACTGAAGGCGTCCAAGAATACCGCTGGATATTGGCGAATGGCGAAGTCATTTGGATGCACGTGCGATTTACGATTCTACGCGACGAATCCAATGAGCCCGTCGTCTGGCAAGCGTTCTCACTGGACGTCACGGCGCAAAAAATGGCCGAAATCGAACGCGACAAGCTCCTCGGTAGCCAAGCGTTGCTACTCGCACAATTGTCCACGCCGCTCATTCCCATTACGGACGACATCGTCGTCATGCCGCTCATCGGCCCCATCGATCAGGCGCGTGCCAATCAGGTGCTGGAAGTGCTTCTCCGCGGGCTTGCCTCGCAACGGGCGCGATTTGCCATCGTCGACGTCACCGGCGTCCCGGCCATCGACGAAGACGTGGTGCACGCATTGACGCGCGTGACGAATGCATCGCGCCTGCTCGGGGTCGACGTGCTGCTCACGGGCATTCGTGCCGAGGTTGCGCAGGCGTTTTGCAAACATGGCGACGACCTTGCCGGCATGAGCACTTGCGCGAACTTGAAACATGGGATTGCGCAGGCCATGCGTCGAGGCAGGAGGCGGTAG
- a CDS encoding GH3 auxin-responsive promoter family protein, whose amino-acid sequence MAFAAKREKQRFDVDANRAQAVNDQTLLALLRHNRDTEFGRRHGFADIHSVDAFRRTLPVSSYEAFRDDIERIARGEQNILTADRVTHLGITSGTTGVGKMIPMTDVSRKTVAKAMTLLVQGFLADKVAAARFGGRGLLLMSATLPKTSEGGLPMGPSTSVGMAGMLRMSHWIWTSPPEAYQAPTQADAMYLHLLFGLCDPSLRFLGAPFASGILDLFHTLERHWPRLVEDIGQGSLRSDMKMAPALRARIEKRLRPRTAHAKRLEKEFSRGMGDIARRVFPGIGWINTVCGGSFAVYAEKFAQYTGDLPVYSSVYGSTETMLGVGIGSGKPNYVLTPRAAFFEFIDAEAMDEPNPEPRLISELEEGKRYEIVITTRAGLYRYRMGDVVQVVGRYRSLPIVDFLYRRGGLLNLVGEKTSEDAAYAALMGTLSRKGLELVDYTVTPDVESTPERYVFFVELAGGAQGVDDEALAKLLDVALCGANPFYEMMRKPEKLGKAAFRHVEPGTFRLLKDVLVRRGASPAQAKVPRVVRDAEMLELLDARTRNGAAEVR is encoded by the coding sequence ATGGCCTTCGCTGCCAAACGAGAAAAGCAGCGATTCGATGTCGACGCCAATCGCGCACAGGCGGTCAATGATCAAACCCTGCTTGCTCTTCTTCGGCACAATCGCGACACGGAATTCGGGAGGCGCCACGGCTTTGCGGACATCCATTCGGTGGACGCGTTTCGCCGAACCTTGCCCGTGTCCTCGTACGAAGCGTTTCGCGACGATATCGAACGCATTGCGCGCGGAGAGCAAAACATACTGACGGCCGATCGCGTCACGCACCTTGGCATAACGTCGGGCACGACGGGCGTCGGCAAAATGATACCCATGACCGACGTGTCGCGAAAGACGGTCGCCAAGGCCATGACGCTGCTCGTGCAGGGGTTTTTGGCGGACAAAGTGGCTGCGGCTCGATTCGGTGGTCGAGGCTTGCTGCTCATGAGCGCGACATTGCCAAAGACGAGTGAAGGTGGTTTGCCCATGGGGCCGTCGACATCGGTGGGAATGGCAGGAATGCTTCGCATGAGCCATTGGATATGGACGTCGCCGCCGGAGGCGTACCAAGCGCCCACGCAGGCCGATGCCATGTATTTGCATCTGCTTTTTGGCCTGTGTGACCCGTCCCTGCGTTTTCTCGGCGCGCCTTTTGCCTCGGGCATCCTCGACCTGTTTCATACGCTCGAACGACATTGGCCACGGCTCGTGGAAGACATTGGCCAGGGCTCGCTGCGAAGTGACATGAAGATGGCGCCGGCGCTGCGTGCACGCATCGAAAAGCGTCTTCGCCCGCGGACGGCGCATGCAAAGCGATTGGAGAAGGAGTTTTCGCGCGGAATGGGCGACATCGCGCGCCGCGTTTTTCCTGGCATTGGTTGGATCAACACGGTGTGCGGGGGGAGCTTCGCGGTCTACGCGGAAAAGTTTGCCCAATACACCGGCGACTTGCCCGTGTATTCGTCCGTGTACGGATCGACCGAAACCATGTTGGGTGTCGGCATTGGCTCGGGAAAACCCAACTACGTACTGACGCCTCGAGCGGCCTTTTTCGAATTCATCGACGCAGAAGCCATGGACGAGCCGAATCCCGAGCCGCGGCTCATCAGCGAGCTCGAAGAGGGCAAGCGTTACGAAATCGTCATCACGACTCGAGCGGGCCTCTATCGTTATCGAATGGGCGACGTGGTTCAAGTCGTGGGGCGTTATCGGTCATTGCCCATTGTCGACTTTTTGTACCGGCGAGGTGGTCTTTTGAACTTGGTCGGTGAAAAAACGTCGGAAGATGCGGCCTACGCGGCGCTCATGGGCACGCTTTCGCGCAAGGGACTGGAGCTCGTCGATTACACGGTCACCCCGGATGTCGAATCGACGCCGGAACGTTATGTGTTTTTCGTCGAGCTTGCAGGCGGGGCCCAAGGCGTCGATGACGAGGCGCTCGCGAAGCTGCTCGATGTCGCATTGTGCGGGGCCAATCCTTTTTACGAAATGATGCGCAAGCCGGAAAAGTTGGGCAAGGCCGCGTTTCGCCACGTCGAACCGGGCACGTTCCGGCTCCTCAAGGATGTGCTCGTACGGCGAGGTGCTTCGCCGGCACAAGCAAAAGTGCCGCGGGTCGTTCGCGACGCGGAGATGCTCGAATTGCTCGACGCTCGCACTCGAAATGGGGCAGCCGAGGTTCGTTGA
- a CDS encoding phosphotransferase family protein gives MTALIAGDAMRPLPAEVRHALAGLPFLTAADVRAAMGVPLGGVTNQSWGVVVNDERFVIRVPRPGTPRLLDREAEAANTRMMSELGVNVPTLFLDPATGVKVSRWLDGAPLGPEDLRDPAVVAEVAQLLRRVHQSGMPFSPAFRPLRLYEDIVHTSGRLSPELAAAQEHFAVCRDALLSFRAEQVPCHQDLYRGNFFRVGGRLYLLDWEHSGFADPVYDLADLSVQADFGPDEDRILLQKYFFRAGEALPVERFFWAQQLSRLVWYTWALVRAEAGETDPAHLLAGRRKFALARDALHRWVGA, from the coding sequence ATGACAGCGCTGATCGCCGGAGACGCCATGCGCCCGTTGCCTGCCGAGGTTCGGCACGCGCTGGCGGGGCTGCCATTCTTGACGGCCGCGGACGTGCGCGCTGCGATGGGAGTGCCGCTCGGGGGCGTTACCAACCAGAGCTGGGGCGTGGTCGTCAATGACGAGCGATTCGTCATTCGAGTGCCGCGGCCGGGGACTCCGCGCCTTCTCGATCGGGAGGCGGAGGCCGCCAATACGCGAATGATGTCCGAGCTTGGCGTGAACGTGCCGACGTTGTTTTTGGATCCAGCCACGGGCGTCAAGGTTTCCCGTTGGCTCGACGGAGCGCCGCTCGGGCCGGAGGATCTACGTGATCCGGCGGTCGTTGCGGAGGTTGCCCAGCTTTTGCGCCGCGTTCACCAGAGCGGGATGCCATTTTCGCCGGCGTTTCGCCCGCTACGGCTCTACGAGGACATCGTACATACGAGCGGTCGTCTTTCGCCGGAGCTTGCCGCTGCGCAGGAGCACTTCGCCGTGTGCCGCGATGCGCTGCTGTCGTTTCGCGCCGAGCAAGTTCCTTGTCATCAGGACCTTTATCGAGGCAATTTCTTTCGCGTCGGTGGGCGGCTGTACCTCCTCGATTGGGAACACAGCGGTTTTGCGGACCCGGTGTACGATCTTGCGGACCTATCGGTGCAGGCAGATTTCGGCCCTGACGAGGACCGGATCCTATTGCAGAAATACTTTTTCCGTGCTGGGGAAGCTTTGCCTGTCGAGCGGTTTTTCTGGGCACAACAGCTCTCGCGCCTCGTTTGGTACACGTGGGCGCTCGTGCGTGCCGAGGCTGGCGAGACCGACCCTGCGCATTTGCTTGCTGGACGCCGCAAGTTCGCGCTCGCTCGAGACGCTTTGCATCGGTGGGTCGGGGCGTGA
- a CDS encoding zinc metalloprotease, which produces MILGIGCMAETGDEVDDEAFVHQELGQKATPANGNPQFARCSTRTPSDEEIARVQMEVAARLAQGEKGKPGGGNPPPPVTGGKINVYFHVINKGAGAANGDVPSSMINAQMNVLNAAFAETDWSFVLVSVSRTTNATWYAAGPGTTAERNMKNALRKGSADDLNIYSSNPGGGLLGWATFPSSYNKAPSDDGVVILYSSMPGGDAAPYNLGDTATHEVGHWMGLYHTFQGGCAKKPGGGDEVSDTPAEKSPAYGCPVGRDSCKNIAGPDPIRNFMDYTDDSCMDHFTAGQDARMDAQFTTYRFGK; this is translated from the coding sequence ATGATTCTTGGAATTGGTTGTATGGCAGAGACGGGCGACGAGGTCGATGACGAGGCGTTCGTCCATCAAGAGCTTGGACAGAAAGCCACGCCGGCGAATGGCAATCCGCAATTTGCGCGATGCAGCACGCGCACGCCGAGCGATGAAGAAATTGCGCGTGTGCAGATGGAAGTTGCGGCGAGGCTCGCGCAGGGCGAAAAGGGAAAACCCGGTGGCGGTAATCCGCCCCCGCCCGTTACGGGGGGCAAGATCAATGTGTACTTCCACGTCATCAACAAGGGGGCGGGCGCCGCGAACGGTGACGTCCCGAGCTCGATGATCAACGCACAGATGAACGTGCTCAATGCAGCATTCGCCGAGACGGATTGGAGCTTTGTCCTCGTGAGCGTGAGTCGTACGACGAATGCGACGTGGTATGCGGCGGGACCAGGCACCACTGCGGAACGCAATATGAAAAACGCTCTGCGCAAGGGCAGCGCGGATGACCTCAACATTTATTCGAGCAATCCCGGTGGCGGGCTTCTCGGTTGGGCGACGTTCCCGTCGTCCTACAACAAGGCTCCGAGTGATGACGGCGTGGTAATTCTATATTCGTCCATGCCGGGTGGCGACGCGGCCCCGTACAATCTGGGTGACACTGCGACGCACGAGGTTGGTCATTGGATGGGCCTGTACCACACGTTCCAAGGCGGTTGCGCGAAAAAGCCGGGGGGTGGTGACGAGGTCAGCGATACGCCTGCGGAAAAGTCTCCGGCCTATGGTTGCCCCGTCGGACGCGATTCGTGCAAAAACATTGCGGGGCCCGACCCGATCAGAAACTTCATGGACTACACGGACGATTCGTGCATGGACCACTTCACGGCTGGCCAGGATGCGCGCATGGACGCGCAGTTCACGACGTACCGGTTTGGCAAGTAG
- a CDS encoding DUF2156 domain-containing protein, with protein sequence MTNHAAIKAAVEPHVSLVPLALEEAIRRFGHDTVAFQGLAPGMRAWSDGAGGWVTYMDTGSAWLAVGSPLCPGDDMGRVARDFVNAARMEGRRAGFCAAEAFPWDDGFARFPLGQQPIWDPRKWGDVLAGRRSLREQIRRARAKGVRARVVAGEQIAREMRPEIEALRAKWLATRRGGALGCLLSVNLFHRHSERFYVVAEQGNRIHALARGRAVPGRKGFFFEDILRGSDAPNGTVEFLFDATMRALAKEGCGRVTTGLVPFAGPLPFALRLLRRMGGFVFDFDGLHAFRPVCSGKLGTGMVHPPARHEPSHCFVGCRFRAHGRPPHSLRAAGLATEEAVCEALTDLHGEPQVDCQKFSPHRFGSCWSAEESCIMSPRRRRRYQRSHDHAKRSFEWQGHFLGNE encoded by the coding sequence ATGACCAACCACGCTGCGATCAAGGCGGCCGTCGAGCCTCACGTGTCGCTCGTCCCATTGGCGCTGGAGGAGGCAATCCGCCGTTTTGGTCATGACACGGTCGCATTTCAGGGCCTCGCGCCAGGAATGCGGGCGTGGAGCGACGGTGCGGGTGGTTGGGTAACGTACATGGATACGGGCAGCGCGTGGCTTGCCGTGGGCTCTCCGCTTTGCCCGGGCGACGATATGGGTCGCGTGGCGCGCGATTTCGTCAATGCTGCACGCATGGAGGGGCGCCGAGCCGGGTTTTGCGCGGCCGAGGCATTTCCATGGGACGATGGTTTTGCGCGATTTCCGCTTGGCCAGCAGCCAATCTGGGATCCACGCAAATGGGGTGACGTGCTCGCTGGCCGGCGAAGCTTGCGCGAGCAAATTCGGCGCGCTCGTGCAAAAGGCGTGCGCGCGCGCGTGGTCGCGGGAGAGCAAATCGCTCGCGAAATGCGGCCCGAGATCGAGGCGCTCCGTGCGAAGTGGCTCGCGACGCGGCGAGGTGGGGCGCTTGGCTGCCTGCTTTCCGTCAACCTTTTTCATCGTCATTCCGAACGGTTTTACGTCGTGGCCGAGCAAGGCAATCGCATTCACGCACTTGCTCGCGGCCGTGCCGTGCCGGGCCGGAAAGGGTTTTTCTTCGAGGACATTCTGCGCGGGAGCGATGCGCCGAATGGGACCGTCGAATTCTTGTTCGATGCAACCATGCGCGCTCTCGCAAAGGAAGGTTGTGGACGAGTGACGACGGGGCTCGTCCCGTTCGCCGGCCCGCTGCCTTTCGCATTGCGCCTTCTGCGTCGCATGGGCGGCTTCGTCTTCGATTTCGACGGGCTCCACGCGTTTCGCCCGGTTTGCTCCGGAAAGCTGGGAACCGGTATGGTTCATCCACCCGCGAGGCACGAGCCGTCTCATTGTTTTGTGGGATGTCGCTTCCGCGCTCACGGCCGGCCGCCCCATTCACTTCGCGCTGCGGGCTTGGCGACAGAAGAAGCGGTCTGCGAGGCCCTGACCGACCTGCACGGGGAGCCCCAGGTCGATTGTCAAAAATTTTCTCCGCACCGGTTCGGCTCGTGCTGGTCCGCTGAAGAATCGTGTATCATGAGCCCGCGTCGCAGGCGTCGCTACCAGCGCTCGCACGACCACGCAAAGCGATCGTTCGAATGGCAAGGG
- a CDS encoding FIST C-terminal domain-containing protein: MTGIHSARTTELNSFDAANELVAGLSGASARLVVFFAGIKQDGAAIGEALRKRFPGASVIGCSSNGEFSDGGYGKGGAVAVAIGPDRIGACAAEMALVGGDVDAGIRDAAARMSAKLGRGLNELPPERFAGLALLEGARGREERINEALGNVAPFLPFVGGSAGDDITFSGTWTFVDGKLERDGTALVCAEMLVPFTVMKTCHFDATERVVTVTKIDAARRLILALDGEPAAPYYAKVLGIPVSELAFEHFHVNPLGLMIDGEPWLRSVIRPEGDALLLACAVIEGARLHFMRAGDMVADAEQAFAKTCAKLGGSVGGGIFFNCAFRMVEASIKGCEERYHRVLSTIPHAGLHTNGESYIGHINQTLTGLLFA, encoded by the coding sequence ATGACCGGCATACATTCCGCACGAACGACGGAGCTGAATTCATTCGATGCGGCGAATGAGCTGGTTGCCGGTTTATCGGGAGCTTCTGCGCGGCTCGTCGTCTTTTTCGCCGGTATCAAACAGGATGGGGCGGCGATTGGTGAAGCATTGCGAAAGCGCTTTCCGGGAGCGAGTGTCATTGGATGTTCGTCGAATGGTGAGTTTTCGGATGGAGGTTATGGTAAGGGGGGCGCGGTAGCGGTCGCCATTGGGCCTGACCGCATTGGCGCGTGCGCTGCGGAAATGGCGCTCGTCGGAGGCGATGTCGATGCGGGCATTCGTGATGCGGCCGCGCGGATGAGTGCCAAGCTCGGGCGCGGATTGAACGAGCTTCCGCCGGAACGATTCGCGGGACTTGCGCTGCTCGAAGGCGCACGCGGGCGTGAAGAGCGAATCAATGAAGCGCTGGGGAACGTCGCCCCATTTTTGCCTTTCGTCGGAGGATCGGCAGGGGACGACATTACCTTTTCCGGTACGTGGACGTTCGTCGACGGGAAGCTCGAACGAGACGGCACGGCGCTGGTTTGCGCGGAAATGCTGGTTCCGTTCACGGTCATGAAGACATGTCATTTCGATGCAACCGAGCGCGTCGTCACGGTGACGAAAATCGATGCGGCGCGACGGTTGATTCTGGCGCTCGATGGTGAGCCGGCCGCGCCGTATTATGCGAAGGTGCTCGGCATTCCAGTGTCCGAGCTGGCGTTCGAGCATTTTCACGTCAATCCTTTGGGACTCATGATTGACGGTGAGCCTTGGCTCAGAAGCGTCATTCGGCCCGAAGGGGATGCGCTTCTTCTGGCGTGCGCGGTCATCGAAGGCGCTCGACTCCATTTCATGCGCGCCGGCGACATGGTGGCGGATGCCGAGCAAGCATTTGCAAAGACGTGCGCAAAGCTTGGAGGTTCGGTGGGAGGTGGCATTTTCTTCAATTGCGCGTTCCGGATGGTCGAAGCGAGCATCAAAGGCTGCGAAGAACGTTATCACCGCGTCTTGTCGACGATTCCACACGCCGGCCTGCACACCAACGGCGAATCCTACATCGGTCACATCAATCAAACGTTGACTGGTCTTCTCTTTGCCTGA
- a CDS encoding PQQ-dependent sugar dehydrogenase has translation MLLVLGACTVTAPNGKTNAALGNPVVGDPPRNVDDVFIVQPGDFHVQTWIQNLEIPWSLAFLPDGRALVSERPGRIRLIKNDRLVEQPYVKIDVASVGEGGLMGLAVHPRFPEEPYVYAMHTVRVGGELFNRVIRLRDHGTTAAMDKVIIDRIPGYRVHDGGRIAFGPDGMLYVTTGDTWEAEIAQDLDSLGGKILRVAPDGSIPQDNPFEGSPIYSYGHRNPQGLAWHPRTNHLFSSEHGPSGEFGLRGHDSIDVIQKGGNYGWPLVLGDVDMAPYVDPIIMWKQATPPAGMAFLNEDLYIATLRSEALVRVELAQRGGSYEVTAIERLFARDWDDGVYGRLRDVVRGPDGSLYVLTSNRDGRGTPRPGDDKILRLTPRGR, from the coding sequence ATGCTTCTGGTCCTCGGTGCCTGCACGGTCACGGCTCCGAACGGCAAGACAAACGCGGCATTGGGCAATCCCGTCGTAGGTGATCCTCCTCGAAATGTGGACGATGTTTTCATCGTTCAACCTGGAGATTTCCACGTACAAACGTGGATCCAAAACCTCGAAATCCCCTGGTCGCTCGCATTTTTACCGGATGGCCGAGCGCTCGTCAGCGAACGGCCCGGTCGAATACGGCTCATTAAAAATGACCGCCTCGTCGAGCAACCCTACGTGAAAATCGACGTGGCCAGCGTCGGCGAAGGGGGCCTCATGGGCCTGGCCGTGCATCCGCGTTTTCCCGAAGAGCCCTACGTGTATGCAATGCATACGGTTCGCGTAGGGGGCGAGCTTTTCAATAGGGTCATCCGCCTGAGGGATCATGGAACTACGGCCGCGATGGATAAAGTCATCATCGACCGCATTCCGGGGTATCGGGTTCACGACGGTGGAAGAATCGCGTTTGGGCCCGACGGCATGCTTTACGTCACGACGGGTGATACTTGGGAAGCGGAAATTGCACAGGATTTGGATAGCCTGGGAGGCAAGATATTGCGGGTCGCTCCAGATGGAAGCATTCCTCAGGACAATCCATTCGAAGGATCGCCCATTTATTCCTACGGTCACCGAAATCCTCAAGGACTTGCCTGGCATCCTCGGACAAACCATTTGTTTTCATCCGAGCATGGGCCTTCCGGGGAATTCGGGCTCCGAGGTCACGACAGCATCGATGTCATTCAAAAGGGCGGAAATTATGGTTGGCCGCTCGTGCTCGGGGACGTCGACATGGCCCCTTATGTCGATCCAATCATCATGTGGAAACAGGCGACGCCTCCGGCGGGAATGGCTTTTCTCAATGAGGATTTGTATATTGCGACCTTGCGAAGCGAAGCGCTCGTGAGGGTCGAATTGGCACAAAGGGGCGGCTCGTACGAGGTGACTGCCATTGAGCGCCTCTTTGCAAGGGATTGGGATGACGGCGTCTACGGAAGACTGCGCGACGTGGTTCGTGGGCCGGATGGAAGCCTGTACGTGCTGACCAGCAATCGAGACGGTCGCGGCACCCCGCGCCCGGGAGACGACAAGATTCTGCGATTGACACCCAGAGGGCGTTGA